In the genome of Perca fluviatilis chromosome 4, GENO_Pfluv_1.0, whole genome shotgun sequence, one region contains:
- the LOC120556678 gene encoding matrix remodeling-associated protein 8-like, which translates to MKSEREDIIFQALLLIHIPVACLFTAVSGQSDSSSSVVVAGYNVSAPAGSRVVLQCVSGRMVWTRDTVRDRQRVVHWDMYRARPDYAMERVLDMFSAGDQRIYNSYNLGRVGLSPTAFRDGNFSLVIKDVTMNDRGLYSCNLHHLYCHLYETVRVQLNVTKSRRKEQRFWDGQKAVYVVLLGSTVVLPCINRRSVWTDWSNEEEDQQVVHWDRQSPGVHHDRADRLVDLYASGEQRSYGPLFLQRKMNISNQAFSEGDFSLSISDLQPTDKGMYSCHLHHHYCGLHERREFQVTVEAPVIQTTLPAKALPSEDKDTTKVESPRVINVILPTK; encoded by the exons ATGAAGTCAGAGAGGGAGGACATCATTTTTCAGGCTCTCCTCTTAATCCACA tCCCTGTGGCCTGCCTCTTCACTGCAG tgtcaggtcagtctgacagcagcagcagcgtggtGGTTGCAGGCTATAATGTGAGCGCCCCCGCTGGGTCAAGGGTGGTGCTGCAGTGTGTGAGCGGCCGTATGGTGTGGACCAGGGACACGGTGAGGGACAGGCAGAGGGTGGTCCACTGGGACATGTACCGGGCCCGTCCAGACTACGCCATGGAGAGGGTGCTGGACATGTTCTCTGCAGGGGACCAGAGGATCTACAACTCCTACAACCTGGGCAGGGTCGGCCTCAGCCCAACAGCCTTCAGGGATGGAAACTTCTCCCTGGTCATCAAAG ACGTGACGATGAATGACAGAGGTCTGTACTCTTGTAACCTCCACCATCTCTACTGCCACCTGTACGAGACAGTCAGAGTGCAGCTCAATGTCACTAAATCGC GTCGTAAAGAGCAGCGCTTCTGGGATGGACAAAAGGCAGTGTACGTGGTGTTGCTTGGTAGTACCGTGGTGTTGCCGTGCATCAACCGACGTAGCGTGTGGACAGACTGGAGcaacgaggaggaggaccaGCAG GTAGTCCACTGGGACCGTCAGTCCCCAGGAGTCCACCACGACCGCGCTGACCGGCTGGTGGACCTGTACGCCTCTGGGGAGCAGCGTAGCTACGGACCACTGTTCCTACAGAGGAAGATGAACATCAGCAATCAAGCCTTCTCAGAGGGAGACTTTTCACTTTCCATATCTGATCTGCAG CCCACAGACAAGGGAATGTATTCCTGCCACCTCCACCACCATTACTGTGGTCTGCACGAGAGAAGAGAGTTTCAGGTCACAGTGGAAGCACCAGTGATTCAGACCACCCTGCCAGCCAAAGCACTGCCCAGTGAAGAcaaag ACACCACTAAGGTTGAGTCACCGCGAGTCATCAATGTCATTCTGCCCaccaaa